In Treponema denticola, one genomic interval encodes:
- a CDS encoding YeeE/YedE family protein yields MKKIENIIGFAVLILSIVLGSALLKTDMLFFRWVIGIALGYVLTRSLFGFAGSVNRAYRTGSTKLMRALMLMFVISAILTSAFLIFGDVKNYDLWINPINLGLILGGLLFGFGMSYSSCCATGTLTDLVTGLPRALITLLFFGIGVFVGLPIQAKQSWIKDSLFKSGTGSGVFIPDWFASNGKDGYLGAIIVTALFAGIVVVISYMYESKRKKQNKYSGVGSEKDQDAVKELDTHNYKFFSETTYKKPFVEPWSLTMGAVLLSVLFTLLMGVTKEGWGASTPFGFWFGRLLKFFGMSVDSIVAFTGGKPKPYTMPFFEHPVFVQNIGIVAGTAICLLLAGSFTKSFTSELKIRVKDIIVFAIGGFAMGFGTRLSNGCNVGALYTPIANFSLSGWIFLICLVGGGFLGNYTLKLINKKK; encoded by the coding sequence ATGAAAAAAATCGAAAACATTATCGGTTTTGCAGTGCTGATTTTAAGCATTGTTTTGGGTTCCGCTTTATTAAAGACGGATATGTTATTTTTTAGATGGGTTATAGGAATAGCCTTAGGCTATGTTTTAACCCGTTCATTGTTTGGCTTTGCAGGAAGTGTAAACAGAGCATATCGAACAGGCTCCACCAAACTTATGAGAGCTTTGATGTTGATGTTCGTAATTTCTGCAATTCTTACTTCTGCCTTTCTTATTTTTGGAGACGTTAAAAACTATGACCTTTGGATTAATCCTATCAACTTAGGCCTAATCTTAGGAGGCCTCCTATTCGGTTTCGGTATGAGTTATTCCTCTTGCTGTGCAACAGGAACTCTTACGGACTTGGTTACGGGTTTACCGCGAGCTCTTATTACTCTTTTATTTTTTGGAATAGGTGTTTTTGTAGGTCTTCCCATTCAGGCCAAACAGTCATGGATCAAAGATTCATTATTTAAAAGCGGAACAGGCAGTGGTGTCTTTATACCCGATTGGTTCGCTTCAAATGGAAAGGACGGATATCTAGGTGCAATCATTGTAACAGCTTTATTTGCAGGCATTGTTGTTGTAATTTCATATATGTATGAAAGTAAAAGGAAAAAGCAAAACAAATATTCAGGTGTAGGCTCCGAAAAAGATCAGGATGCAGTAAAAGAACTTGATACACATAACTATAAATTTTTTAGTGAAACAACTTACAAAAAACCTTTTGTTGAACCTTGGTCTTTAACTATGGGGGCTGTTTTACTTTCTGTTTTGTTTACTCTTTTGATGGGTGTTACAAAGGAAGGTTGGGGTGCCTCTACTCCTTTTGGCTTTTGGTTCGGAAGACTGTTAAAGTTTTTCGGTATGAGTGTTGATTCCATTGTTGCTTTTACCGGAGGTAAACCGAAGCCTTATACAATGCCTTTCTTTGAGCATCCGGTTTTTGTTCAGAACATAGGTATTGTGGCCGGTACTGCGATATGTCTTCTTCTTGCAGGAAGCTTTACAAAAAGCTTTACATCGGAGTTAAAAATTAGGGTAAAAGATATTATTGTTTTTGCAATCGGCGGTTTTGCGATGGGCTTTGGAACAAGGCTCTCAAACGGATGCAATGTCGGTGCCTTGTATACCCCAATTGCAAACTTTTCACTTTCAGGATGGATATTTTTAATTTGTCTTGTCGGCGGAGGTTTTTTAGGAAACTATACCTTAAAGCTGATTAATAAAAAGAAATAA
- a CDS encoding YhjD/YihY/BrkB family envelope integrity protein produces the protein MKKEKSNSQKFLAWYARVIQEQKKGLYDFNQKIYITIVSFVNNDLLTTAAAGAYNFLMSALPIFILTLTILLRVLKQSPQQIKEAIRALSIFQNTVNIDRFFNFLLNINSFSFFEFIVLIFVLWMARRFFATIQHSIRKVYRKKIKITPLKTSLIVILGEIIVVILLVFLFIFLITGSAVFRSDFAQPVFSANLFSLLRNLFRFIPVIFMQLFVCLIYYFMPPIKPSFKTALLSSAACTLSYYFIKIFLIFFRSTVKFTFVYGLFTNVILILIQVWFFFFFFVFFAQFMYVNQFFNSFIISQLYRLPKEDAPGFFNQLLRHLFIEPPKEYRKKAIEVKAGEVIFNYEDISSDIYYIIEGSVRVTTLNKILDLEKGDLFGEFACLLNGKRTGTAIAVTDCLLAVVPENLFLEAISIDGNVSRQALKILAESLIDQN, from the coding sequence TTGAAAAAGGAAAAAAGCAATAGTCAAAAATTTTTAGCTTGGTATGCAAGAGTTATTCAAGAACAAAAAAAAGGCCTCTATGACTTTAACCAAAAAATATATATCACGATTGTAAGTTTTGTAAATAATGACCTTTTAACTACTGCGGCCGCAGGGGCATATAATTTTTTAATGTCGGCTCTCCCTATTTTTATTTTAACATTAACTATTTTGCTCCGTGTCTTAAAACAAAGTCCTCAGCAAATAAAAGAAGCTATAAGAGCGCTTTCAATTTTTCAAAACACGGTTAATATTGACAGGTTTTTTAATTTTTTACTGAATATAAATAGCTTTTCTTTTTTTGAATTTATTGTTCTAATTTTTGTTTTATGGATGGCCAGACGTTTTTTTGCCACCATTCAGCATTCAATCAGAAAAGTATACCGTAAGAAAATAAAAATAACCCCTTTAAAGACCAGTCTTATAGTTATTCTAGGCGAAATAATTGTTGTCATTCTGCTTGTTTTTCTATTTATATTTTTAATAACGGGCTCTGCGGTATTTAGAAGCGATTTTGCTCAACCGGTTTTTTCAGCGAATTTGTTTAGTCTTTTAAGGAATCTATTTAGATTTATTCCCGTTATTTTTATGCAGCTATTTGTCTGTTTAATATATTATTTTATGCCGCCTATAAAACCTTCTTTTAAGACAGCCTTGCTTTCATCCGCAGCTTGTACCCTGTCTTATTATTTTATAAAGATATTTTTAATTTTTTTTAGGTCTACGGTTAAATTTACATTTGTATACGGCCTTTTTACAAATGTAATACTCATTTTAATTCAAGTCTGGTTTTTCTTTTTTTTCTTTGTGTTTTTTGCACAGTTTATGTATGTAAATCAATTTTTTAACAGCTTTATAATTTCACAGCTTTACAGGCTCCCAAAAGAAGATGCCCCCGGTTTTTTTAATCAGCTTTTAAGACATCTTTTTATAGAACCTCCCAAGGAATATAGAAAAAAAGCTATTGAAGTAAAAGCCGGCGAGGTAATATTTAACTACGAAGATATATCAAGCGATATTTACTACATAATAGAAGGCTCAGTAAGGGTTACAACATTAAATAAAATTTTAGATTTGGAAAAGGGAGACCTGTTTGGAGAATTCGCCTGTCTTTTAAATGGAAAAAGAACGGGCACGGCTATTGCGGTAACAGACTGTCTTTTAGCCGTTGTTCCTGAAAATCTTTTTTTAGAAGCGATTTCAATCGATGGAAATGTTTCAAGGCAGGCCTTAAAAATTTTAGCCGAATCTTTAATAGACCAAAACTGA
- a CDS encoding response regulator: MRLIIVDDDCLVVSSLKTILAANGFDIIATGSNGSEAITLFNEYKPDILLMDIRMENMTGIEASEKILAEHKDAKILLLTTFNDEEYITKAINFGCKGYILKQNIDSLVPALNAVGAGSIVFDSEIISKIPQTKPARSQFSDDLNDRETDVLELVADGLNNKEIANRLSLSEGTVRNYVSSILEKLNLRDRTQLVVYYYTR; the protein is encoded by the coding sequence ATGCGGCTCATAATAGTTGATGATGATTGTCTTGTAGTTTCCTCTTTAAAAACAATATTAGCGGCCAATGGATTCGATATTATTGCAACCGGCTCAAACGGAAGCGAAGCTATTACCCTCTTTAATGAATATAAACCGGATATTCTTTTAATGGATATCAGAATGGAAAATATGACCGGAATAGAAGCAAGCGAAAAAATTCTAGCAGAACATAAGGATGCAAAAATATTATTGCTTACAACCTTTAACGATGAAGAATATATTACAAAAGCCATTAACTTCGGATGTAAGGGTTATATATTAAAACAAAATATAGATTCTCTAGTGCCTGCATTAAATGCTGTGGGAGCAGGGAGCATCGTATTCGATTCGGAGATAATATCAAAAATTCCTCAAACAAAACCGGCCCGCTCTCAATTTTCAGACGACTTAAATGATAGAGAAACGGATGTTTTAGAGTTGGTTGCTGACGGGCTTAATAATAAAGAAATAGCAAACCGCCTTAGTTTAAGCGAAGGAACTGTCCGAAATTATGTTTCTTCCATACTCGAAAAACTGAATTTAAGAGATAGAACACAATTAGTTGTATATTATTATACAAGATAG
- a CDS encoding sensor histidine kinase, giving the protein MLLFLENFLIVLFSSLFVLLKTGSFIVIPCFMIFFSMGLWSGMIHSKIKPFIFIIFVIFIAAFNKNLAFFSPVFIAMNLEAEENQKNLSLIFKFLPLLCVFFNFDLIFFLFTLIIFFYSGVKENYLLKTLEVTGLKDKLAENKINSEKRERILENEVLKNAEVLILAERNRISGSLHNSIGHTLSAGILQVNALKYISNQQEVKDSLNILQNSLENGMTEIRECLHNMHNDSFNLQTGLEELVESTKKIKIQLTYKVDSIPYELKYDIFSIVKESLSNTIKHSGASELNLSLLEHTGFYSLIIKDNGRGFSGKQIKNLNYGIGLKVIADLVEKHRGIIKFYSENGFKTHIIFPKIKDEQNAAHNS; this is encoded by the coding sequence ATGCTTTTATTTTTAGAAAATTTTTTGATAGTTCTTTTTTCTTCTCTTTTTGTACTTCTTAAAACCGGATCGTTTATAGTTATTCCCTGCTTTATGATATTTTTTTCTATGGGGCTTTGGAGCGGTATGATACACAGTAAAATAAAGCCTTTTATCTTTATCATCTTTGTCATATTTATAGCAGCATTCAATAAAAATCTTGCATTTTTTTCTCCCGTTTTTATCGCTATGAATTTAGAAGCCGAAGAAAATCAAAAGAACTTGTCCCTTATTTTTAAATTTCTTCCTTTGTTGTGTGTATTTTTTAATTTCGATCTTATTTTTTTCCTATTTACTTTGATTATATTCTTTTATTCGGGTGTTAAAGAAAACTATTTACTTAAAACATTGGAAGTAACCGGACTAAAAGACAAACTTGCCGAAAACAAAATTAATTCGGAAAAAAGAGAAAGAATTTTAGAAAACGAGGTTTTAAAAAACGCTGAAGTTTTAATCCTAGCCGAACGGAACAGAATTTCAGGAAGTCTTCATAACTCCATAGGGCATACACTTAGTGCCGGTATTTTACAGGTGAATGCACTAAAATATATTTCAAACCAACAAGAAGTAAAAGACAGCTTAAATATTTTACAAAATTCTTTAGAAAACGGTATGACCGAAATAAGAGAATGTCTTCATAATATGCACAACGATTCTTTTAATTTACAAACAGGCTTAGAAGAACTTGTTGAAAGCACAAAAAAAATTAAAATACAATTAACATATAAGGTAGACTCTATACCCTATGAGCTAAAATACGATATTTTTTCAATAGTAAAAGAAAGCCTTTCAAATACCATCAAACACAGCGGAGCAAGCGAATTGAATTTAAGCCTACTGGAACATACCGGCTTTTACTCTCTTATAATAAAAGATAATGGGCGAGGCTTTTCAGGGAAACAAATCAAAAATCTAAATTATGGAATAGGTTTAAAGGTTATAGCCGACCTTGTAGAAAAACATAGAGGTATAATTAAATTTTATTCCGAAAACGGATTTAAAACACATATCATATTTCCAAAAATAAAGGATGAACAAAATGCGGCTCATAATAGTTGA
- a CDS encoding flagellar biosynthesis anti-sigma factor FlgM, whose product MMIEKLGGIDPIKNLQNTQKPRKIEMVGASDSIQVSPEAQKLSEIYFAMDAVKAAPDVRQEKIEEVRRKFQDPSYIDSVLDQTADKILDSLGF is encoded by the coding sequence ATGATGATAGAAAAATTGGGCGGAATTGATCCGATCAAAAACTTACAAAACACTCAAAAACCGAGAAAAATAGAGATGGTAGGAGCTTCTGATTCAATACAAGTGTCTCCTGAGGCTCAAAAACTATCAGAGATTTATTTTGCAATGGATGCAGTAAAGGCTGCTCCGGATGTCCGTCAGGAAAAAATAGAAGAAGTTAGAAGAAAATTTCAAGATCCTTCATATATAGACAGTGTTTTAGATCAAACAGCAGATAAAATCCTAGATTCTTTAGGGTTTTAA
- the rsmI gene encoding 16S rRNA (cytidine(1402)-2'-O)-methyltransferase has product MVATPIGNLKDISFRALETFQEADFIACEDTRHTLGLLTHYEISKPLISCRAVNEAAASEKIVKLLDEGKKIAYASDAGTPAISDPGSILVRTAREAGHTIIPIPGASAFGAIMSIAGTYDKTVVFEGFLSPKAGKRKRRLQELFDFGAGFVLYESPYRIVKLLADIAEIDSSRELIVGRELTKLHEEIIKGQAAEVLKNFEKRPSIKGEFSVFVTGK; this is encoded by the coding sequence GTGGTTGCCACTCCTATAGGCAATCTAAAAGATATCAGTTTTAGAGCTTTAGAGACTTTTCAAGAAGCCGATTTTATCGCCTGTGAGGATACGAGGCACACCTTGGGCCTTTTAACTCATTATGAAATTTCAAAGCCTTTGATTTCATGCAGGGCTGTAAATGAAGCCGCAGCCTCCGAAAAAATTGTAAAACTTTTAGATGAAGGAAAAAAAATAGCCTATGCAAGCGATGCGGGAACACCGGCAATCAGCGATCCGGGTTCTATTTTAGTAAGAACGGCAAGGGAAGCAGGACATACAATAATCCCGATTCCGGGAGCTTCAGCCTTTGGTGCTATAATGAGTATAGCTGGAACCTACGACAAAACAGTAGTGTTTGAGGGTTTTTTGTCGCCTAAGGCCGGAAAACGAAAGCGAAGGCTTCAGGAGCTATTTGACTTTGGGGCAGGCTTTGTTTTATACGAATCCCCCTATAGAATCGTAAAGCTCTTAGCCGATATTGCCGAAATAGATAGTAGCCGTGAGCTTATTGTAGGGAGGGAGCTTACAAAACTCCATGAAGAGATTATCAAGGGACAGGCTGCTGAAGTTTTAAAAAACTTTGAAAAAAGACCCTCGATAAAAGGAGAATTTTCTGTTTTTGTTACAGGAAAATAG
- a CDS encoding asparaginase, which translates to MEILLKSYRGKIEDLYTFGSIAVVDKDGKIVYSAGDPKEVSFPRSSAKLIQALVPLSLGAKEKFNLSHEEIAQICASHSGEDFHIKTVAGILKKIGLDESALKCGPHYPFKPEVELRMKVNNEKPRDIHNNCSGKHSGMLAAAVLMKASTGDYYKPQHPVQQKIREMIELICDCKIPDDNISVDGCGVPVHSLPLYNFAFGMARMADYKNLPQNLSTHAKDIIDSITACSEYTSGTDRIDHLLVKKYPGKLVVKSGANGYFGGLLPDKKYGIAVKTYDGISKTRDIVLVHLLKKLGVIDKADYEYFDSIADKNIKNHRGEIAGEVVPQF; encoded by the coding sequence ATGGAAATACTTTTAAAATCTTATAGGGGCAAAATTGAAGACCTTTATACATTCGGTTCAATCGCCGTAGTCGATAAGGACGGCAAGATTGTATATTCGGCAGGAGATCCAAAGGAAGTATCCTTTCCGCGTTCAAGTGCAAAACTTATTCAGGCTCTGGTGCCTCTTTCATTGGGTGCCAAGGAAAAGTTCAATCTAAGCCATGAAGAAATAGCTCAAATCTGTGCTTCCCATTCAGGCGAGGATTTTCATATAAAAACCGTAGCGGGAATATTAAAAAAAATCGGGCTTGATGAAAGTGCCTTAAAGTGCGGCCCTCACTACCCTTTTAAACCGGAAGTAGAATTGAGAATGAAGGTAAATAACGAAAAACCTCGCGATATTCACAATAATTGCAGCGGAAAGCATTCCGGTATGCTGGCAGCAGCCGTATTGATGAAGGCTTCTACTGGCGATTATTACAAGCCTCAGCACCCCGTTCAGCAAAAAATACGGGAAATGATAGAACTGATTTGCGATTGCAAGATTCCCGATGATAATATCTCGGTTGACGGCTGCGGAGTTCCGGTTCACTCCCTGCCCCTTTACAATTTTGCATTCGGAATGGCAAGGATGGCCGACTATAAAAACCTGCCTCAAAATTTATCTACCCATGCGAAGGACATAATAGATTCCATAACAGCCTGTTCCGAATACACTTCCGGCACGGATAGAATAGACCATCTTTTGGTCAAAAAATATCCCGGAAAACTTGTTGTAAAATCGGGAGCAAACGGATATTTCGGCGGCCTTTTACCCGATAAAAAATACGGCATTGCCGTCAAAACCTATGACGGAATTTCAAAAACCAGAGATATCGTTTTGGTTCACTTGTTAAAAAAACTCGGTGTAATTGATAAAGCCGATTACGAATATTTTGATAGCATTGCCGATAAAAACATCAAAAATCATAGAGGCGAAATAGCAGGAGAGGTTGTACCCCAGTTTTAA
- a CDS encoding ABC transporter ATP-binding protein, translating to MFKTFFIFVKLYIKSLALVLKAGKVNAVLLLLIIPFQALLPAVLIASSNSIINAVAEKTGENLILLLTVWAIAFLLSNILTPVYTTVQGFLTDKLTQYLNISLMNKSKEITSLSVFEDSRFYDNIEILSSEAGWRPVNLLVFGASIISSSITAISMLVLLADFSPLIALLMFLAIIPQSLIFYRIQQEAFEVLVSNSADSRKLSYYSSLLLSKENIKEVQLYNLYDFFIEKYTDSFQTIKKNLGKNRLKKLAASVFFLSFTVIISIFIFSRLIEKAFSGSLLIGSILIFSSSIIYTTQSISRLVEDSSLLYDTLLYMQKYFNFLSIQEEKNKTSQEFKTEPFKCIEFKNLCFKYPLSEGLVLDNISFSVKQGEKIAVVGENGSGKTTLIKLFCRFYKPASGKILFDNTDIKDIDILDHRKRIGAVFQDFARFTLTLRENTALSSLDKQKNNKLVLNALKKAGLSFELSKGEDSDYNLDSDLNLETLLGTSFEGGRDVSGGQWQKIAIARAFFGSFDILILDEPTASIDAKAEFQIYEKFLALTKGKTVFFVTHRLSTVKRADKVLLLKKGKIYGFAPHEVLIKTNAYYKELYNMQAEAYRE from the coding sequence ATGTTTAAGACATTTTTTATCTTTGTTAAACTTTACATAAAAAGTTTAGCCCTCGTACTAAAAGCGGGCAAAGTTAATGCCGTGCTGCTTTTATTGATTATACCTTTCCAAGCCCTTCTGCCGGCTGTTCTTATAGCTTCTTCAAACAGTATTATAAATGCAGTTGCCGAAAAAACGGGCGAAAACCTTATTCTTTTGCTGACGGTTTGGGCTATAGCCTTTCTTTTGTCGAATATTTTAACACCTGTGTACACAACAGTGCAAGGATTTTTAACCGACAAACTCACACAGTATTTGAACATTTCTTTAATGAATAAATCAAAAGAAATTACAAGTCTTTCAGTCTTTGAAGACAGCCGTTTTTATGATAATATTGAAATTCTTTCAAGCGAAGCAGGCTGGAGGCCGGTAAACCTTCTTGTATTCGGAGCAAGTATTATAAGCTCTTCCATTACGGCAATTTCAATGTTAGTACTTCTAGCAGATTTTAGCCCCTTGATTGCCCTTTTGATGTTCCTTGCTATAATTCCGCAAAGTCTTATCTTTTACCGCATACAACAAGAAGCCTTTGAAGTACTCGTTTCAAATAGTGCCGACTCACGAAAACTAAGTTATTATTCAAGCTTGCTTCTTTCAAAAGAAAATATAAAAGAAGTTCAGCTTTATAATCTCTATGATTTTTTTATTGAGAAATACACTGACAGCTTTCAAACGATAAAAAAGAACTTGGGCAAAAACCGCTTAAAAAAACTTGCCGCCTCAGTTTTCTTTTTAAGCTTTACCGTAATAATAAGCATTTTTATTTTCAGCCGTCTAATAGAAAAAGCTTTTTCGGGCAGCTTGTTGATAGGAAGTATTCTTATCTTTTCTTCGAGCATAATATATACAACCCAAAGTATTTCCCGCCTTGTGGAAGATTCAAGCCTTCTTTATGATACCCTTTTGTACATGCAAAAATATTTTAACTTTCTTTCAATTCAGGAAGAAAAAAACAAAACATCACAAGAATTTAAAACCGAGCCTTTTAAGTGCATTGAATTTAAAAATCTTTGTTTTAAATATCCTTTAAGCGAAGGTCTTGTGCTTGATAATATTTCTTTTTCGGTTAAACAGGGAGAAAAAATTGCAGTTGTCGGTGAAAACGGTTCAGGGAAGACCACATTGATAAAACTTTTTTGCAGATTTTATAAACCGGCAAGCGGAAAAATTCTTTTCGATAATACGGATATAAAAGATATTGATATCTTAGATCACCGAAAGAGAATCGGAGCCGTTTTCCAAGACTTTGCCCGCTTTACTCTTACTTTAAGAGAAAATACGGCTCTATCTTCCTTAGATAAACAAAAAAATAACAAGCTGGTTTTGAATGCCCTTAAAAAAGCAGGTCTCAGTTTTGAGCTTTCAAAAGGCGAAGATTCCGATTACAATCTTGATTCAGACCTTAATTTGGAAACTCTTCTGGGAACATCCTTTGAAGGCGGAAGAGATGTTTCAGGCGGTCAATGGCAAAAAATAGCAATTGCCCGAGCCTTTTTCGGCTCATTCGATATTCTTATTTTAGATGAACCGACAGCCTCGATAGATGCAAAAGCCGAATTCCAAATCTACGAAAAGTTTTTAGCCCTTACAAAAGGCAAAACCGTCTTTTTTGTAACTCATCGTCTTTCGACCGTCAAAAGGGCTGATAAGGTTCTTCTTTTAAAAAAAGGAAAAATCTACGGCTTTGCTCCCCATGAGGTTTTAATAAAAACCAATGCATATTATAAAGAACTTTACAATATGCAGGCAGAGGCTTATAGAGAGTAA
- a CDS encoding adenylate/guanylate cyclase domain-containing protein: MTKIEYEKIKKIWDFIYNHPNTKRIISLISLAALMFLPFGMDKMNLFNQEQDAINLYPFTVLFSGVVHKGLNFFYISCFSFFVLPISFIVVLVSIFQKKMSKTAVYLTLLITVTLYLSTAVAGMVSFANTLRWFKSLSFLTYFAFFGALVFHIILIAHGIISIKTQNSAYTEYKRLLLEEEQKKKASYKKMMARLKSRQEKIQQETEDTEKKERLNIKELFKKSIYTLKNRERRSHIKTKITIVILFTILVILSTFIYTDLRNYKVLLTQNVNNTGKNQAEQAAAIYSFSDGLHAKISAFLEGIKKTNLSAPFPFQRVDIITTSSKNPVFLEEINSSSGLPDFDVFSYTTAAGQVKNIPDEEKVIRAEDAARYIEHCKNEFTASNPIYNKNKATCIYVYPVTFQRKEGQRLVGFSVVTYLKEILNRPYFKAKVFVLSISAVFFYASIIITLFLADFIANPIIFLCGNIRQTANIIRDMMSSSASIQAERLIFEENIKTHDEIKTLSIELKNIISLIRGILPYVSFHTLQNAEKNILRKSTTRDLCFLFTDIRGFTSMCENMQPKDVIAILNRYLDIETRIIFENGGDVDKYVGDEIMAFFSGPKKEINACKAAMEIRKAMRREQKAALKEGSALVSIGIGINSGPVVFGPVGSKTRKDFTSIGDTVNLAARLEGANKEYLSRSIISESVYENLDDSFICRELDYVTVKGKTEPVRIFEILQPTEKIPLEHIKDIKHLFEKGLSYYRKRKWNMAEKYFLECAEKYNDAPSKVFLKRIAHYEEFPPKTGWKGVFVMDVK; the protein is encoded by the coding sequence ATGACTAAGATTGAATATGAAAAGATAAAAAAAATATGGGATTTTATTTATAATCATCCCAATACAAAGAGAATTATATCTCTTATATCTCTTGCGGCTCTTATGTTTCTTCCATTTGGAATGGATAAGATGAACCTTTTTAATCAAGAACAGGATGCAATAAATCTTTATCCGTTTACTGTTTTGTTCTCAGGTGTTGTTCACAAAGGTCTTAACTTTTTTTATATAAGCTGCTTTTCCTTTTTTGTACTACCCATAAGTTTTATAGTTGTTTTGGTTTCTATTTTTCAGAAAAAGATGTCTAAAACAGCTGTTTACCTAACTTTGTTAATAACGGTAACGCTTTACCTATCAACAGCGGTTGCAGGAATGGTATCTTTTGCTAATACATTGCGTTGGTTTAAGTCTTTAAGTTTTCTGACATATTTTGCTTTTTTTGGAGCCCTTGTTTTTCATATCATTTTGATTGCTCATGGAATTATTTCTATTAAAACTCAAAACAGTGCATATACAGAATATAAAAGACTTTTACTCGAAGAAGAACAAAAAAAGAAAGCTTCGTATAAAAAGATGATGGCACGGTTAAAGAGCCGGCAAGAAAAAATACAACAAGAGACTGAAGATACTGAAAAAAAAGAAAGATTAAATATTAAAGAATTATTTAAAAAATCCATTTATACCTTAAAAAATAGAGAAAGAAGATCTCATATAAAAACAAAAATAACAATAGTTATTCTTTTTACAATATTGGTAATTCTTTCAACTTTTATTTATACGGATTTAAGAAACTATAAAGTACTTCTTACTCAAAATGTTAATAATACGGGTAAAAATCAAGCGGAACAGGCTGCAGCAATCTATAGTTTTTCAGACGGTCTTCATGCAAAGATAAGTGCCTTTCTTGAAGGGATAAAAAAAACAAACCTTTCTGCTCCATTTCCTTTTCAGAGGGTCGATATTATAACAACAAGCAGTAAAAACCCTGTTTTTCTTGAAGAAATAAATTCCTCTTCGGGGCTTCCCGATTTTGATGTGTTTTCCTATACGACGGCTGCCGGTCAGGTAAAAAATATACCTGATGAAGAAAAGGTTATAAGAGCAGAAGATGCCGCCCGTTATATAGAACACTGCAAAAATGAGTTTACTGCTAGTAATCCTATTTACAACAAAAATAAAGCTACATGTATCTATGTATATCCGGTAACTTTTCAAAGGAAGGAAGGTCAAAGACTTGTAGGATTTTCCGTCGTTACTTACCTAAAAGAAATTTTAAATCGTCCGTATTTTAAGGCAAAGGTTTTTGTTCTATCAATTTCTGCCGTTTTTTTCTATGCTTCAATAATTATAACTTTATTTCTTGCAGACTTTATTGCAAATCCGATTATTTTTCTCTGCGGAAACATCAGACAAACTGCAAATATTATTCGGGATATGATGTCAAGCAGTGCATCAATTCAAGCAGAACGGCTTATTTTTGAAGAAAATATCAAAACCCATGATGAAATAAAGACTCTCTCTATAGAGTTAAAAAATATTATTTCACTGATTCGAGGGATTTTGCCCTATGTATCTTTTCATACTCTTCAAAATGCTGAAAAAAATATTTTACGCAAAAGTACTACTAGAGATTTATGTTTTTTATTTACCGATATACGGGGTTTTACAAGCATGTGCGAAAATATGCAGCCTAAAGATGTAATCGCGATTTTAAACCGTTATTTGGATATTGAAACGAGAATAATTTTTGAAAACGGCGGCGATGTCGATAAATATGTCGGCGATGAAATTATGGCCTTTTTCTCAGGACCTAAAAAAGAAATCAACGCATGTAAGGCTGCTATGGAAATACGCAAGGCAATGAGGAGGGAACAGAAGGCGGCTTTAAAAGAAGGTTCTGCTTTAGTTTCTATAGGAATAGGTATAAACTCAGGTCCTGTAGTATTCGGACCGGTAGGTTCCAAAACCCGTAAGGATTTTACGTCAATAGGAGATACGGTAAATCTTGCAGCCCGCCTTGAAGGAGCTAATAAAGAATATCTTTCAAGATCGATTATTTCCGAATCAGTATACGAAAATTTGGATGACAGTTTTATCTGCCGTGAGCTTGACTATGTTACGGTAAAAGGAAAAACGGAGCCTGTAAGAATCTTTGAAATTCTTCAACCTACAGAAAAGATTCCCTTAGAACATATTAAAGATATAAAACACCTTTTTGAAAAAGGTCTTTCATATTATAGAAAAAGAAAATGGAACATGGCAGAAAAATACTTTTTGGAATGTGCAGAAAAATATAACGATGCACCATCTAAGGTCTTCTTAAAGCGGATAGCTCATTATGAGGAATTTCCTCCCAAGACCGGTTGGAAAGGTGTATTTGTAATGGATGTAAAATAA